The Pleurodeles waltl isolate 20211129_DDA chromosome 10, aPleWal1.hap1.20221129, whole genome shotgun sequence sequence CAAGTTcttgttattcatgactgtaaggtcatggtgtaaTGTTTAATAATTGCAAAGTAACAATTGACTATGGTTATCtaattttgtgtattgattattgagcaACAtgggtcacatcatagctaggatactccatgcaaatcaaaaggttcatcgacctacgcACGTCACCTTctaagtttactttttaaagacggGGCGCGCCAACACACGCGCCAACACAGGCAAGCAACACAGGTAGTCTTATCTCACTCGACCTGGTCGCTGTCCCATCTTCAATTTCATTGTGCTCCTCCAAATATCAAATGCCAACCTTCACTCTTCCATCAACACATTTAAGCACGTTCTTCCTTGTACCCCTCCTGCGCAAGTGTATTAATGGAACTAGATTTAGCAACATAAAATCTCAGGCGAAGTTGACCACTATAAAATTTCGCTTGAGAGCTAAGGTGGGCGACACGGACACCcacattttattgttttaagtAGTAAGCCTCCGCATGTTAAACGCATActtaggcctgattacgaccttggcggataggCTACTccggacggatatcccgtccgccgtattccgtcacttttgtgacggagtagcctattcgccaaggtcgtaatcaggcctaaaGTCACGTAATCGGCTGCAAGGACAAGGTGTAATGTTATAACTAGTCGTTTTTTAGAAATAAAAGAAGGCTAGGGCATCAACTTCTCCGATTTCAGCAAGGTCTGTGGATATGCACGTGTAATCTTTCGGCCATTACAGAGCAACAGCCTCCAGATAAAGCATAGGGAAGTTATAAACACATATTGTGAAATGTATTGCTTTTTGAGACTTTTTTGTTCAAAAAGTCTATTTACATATCTTTGCAGACCGTTCATTTTGACTGAATTTAAAATATTATCAAGTCAAGGTATCTACTTTCTTAACGCTGTTTTTCGTTAAAATTAATTTCCCAAATCAGTGCaacctgttttttttgttatttgattaACGGAGTACTTCAGCAAGTCTGAAGTACCATAATCCAATGTGTTCCCTTTGCCGGGGGCGTATGTAGTTGTGCGGCCGTTCTGCTGTTCAGCCTCTTTGAAGCTCCTCCCCGCGCCTTACTTTTCAGCACTCTATTTCGACAGTTGCCGCAAAGCGACGTTTTGCCACATTTTCCAGTGCTCTCCTTCCTTCGCTCTTTGGGACCTCTGCAGCCGTCTGACTCAAAGGCTTAACAATGGCGAAGATGGGCAAAGACACCAAGCAGCGTCTGCAGCAGGTCTTCAAGTGCAGCCAGTTTGTTATTCGCTGGGGGTTTATACCTGCCGTCCTGTATCTAGGTCAGTAGAATTGAGAATGAAGCGCGTGTTGGCATTTCGAAGCTTGTAGGAATGCGATAGATgcactctgggaaatgtagtcctgactTTATAATGGGTAAGATTACTACAACTCACAGAAAAAAATGATACTGTCTGAGCTACTTACAAATGAATCTGAGAAACTTGAGTGCTCTAGTTAAAACGCGTGATTTAGAAAGAAAGCAGTTACCCAACCACACAGTAAACAGACATTGAGTGTTTAACGGAAGTAGGACGCAGACACGTCACTCAACAAAGGAGATTGAAGTATTTTTTGTTTAGGACTAGTTTTAATTGCTACAGTAAAGTCACTTGAAGGTAGAGAAGGCTTAATTTTTCTTCCAAAACACTATAGAACTGCTAACCAATAAAGCCACATATCTAGCATTGCCCTTTCAGCCTGCATTAATTTGGCTAGTGCCGTTCTCTTTTCACAAATTATCTATATACTTCAGTGGGATCACCCTCTTTTAAAACGTGTATCACTTTCCAAAATCTAGTCACTCTCCGTTACCATGGGTCAGCCAAAGTGCTGGTGACTTTTAAACTGGGATTTTTGGCAGACTGAAAGGCGATAAGAATAGCACACAGGCCCTTATTAGTGATAGGGGATGCCGTCTCTGTTAGTACCCCGGCGCACCTTTAAACAAGTGCACCTTGGCTCAAACTGGGACAGTACAGTTTACCTTTTATAATAAATATGCTGCCCCCAAGGCAGTCGCaatctcgccatgcacagtttttttcatcaaagattatactgcagatattacattgataatatcaatgacgttatcaaagatGTGAGCGCCATCATTTGTGAtgccattagcagtgcatggcgagggtgcaagttattagggcacgagctatagttacttgaggtaactgcaactataaccggtgaatttctatgatttcgtacttttaaaatgtgagcctaactataccatcactgtaaccttgtttttttcccagtgaatttctatgttcatttttttaatgtatagtcggtttcattactataagttaatccaaccactgccgtccACAGCCTTTAACCGTGCGTGGCATCCCCCTATAAAGCACTCAACCTTGCAGCATTCACACCCTtcgcccatgtgcagcaggggttgcccgcaaggcctggcttGGTGCCAGTCCCTCCAGCCAacccccaaccctactctgcacatggccctttggcaGTGCACGGTAGAGTTGGCTGCAGCCTATAtcgctgggtgtgagaataggtgtaagagggtgtatctgggggtgagagtggctgtgagaatctCTGGGTGTgcattagtgttttagtgggtgtgtcagtgtctgcacaggCCTACGAGAGGCCGCATGAGGGtagcagtgggtctgtgagtgggtgcgtaaaggtctgactggggctgtgaatgagtgcatgagggtcagatgatctgtgagtgggtgcgggagtgtctgagtgggtatgcgagtgggagaaattgaaagaAAGTGAGAGGTAGAGTTagagaggtttttaggctttgatgtatgatatacttagaatgagatatttctgtacaacttaaaataaaaaaaagtatctgtcatttttaaaaaaattaaaataatttgtacttttaaattgaaaagaaaaagataaaaaaaaagggaAGCAAGTCCGGCtgaacctgaacctgaacctgaCCCCTGAACGCTCAGCGTGgaggtctagttttttttttttttttttaatccctttctGGGACCGCAAGAGAAGGCTCCCCGCAGCCCCtacgtgtttatttattttttagttatgAAGGAAAATGCCCTTTACTGGCTATCTGGCACCGTGGGGTAAGCTCTTCAAAGCTTACCTCACAgttccattgcttcagcaagcagagctgcttttaatagcagcttgctgaagcatttcatctctttttttctctgcacGCGCGCAGGGGTCAGAGATGAAAGCTCccctttttgacagcgggacctgatttataggtcctgctgtcaaacagtggcgtgtttgctgtgacttggctgtagcttcaaagctgcagccaagccacagcaaacagctatgtactggGAATGGGCACCccgtgacatagcaggagccgtccctgcaggatggcagtccccagggccatcagtggctccacgaagGGGGCCGCATGGCCCACCTCCAACGTGaaggaagccccggggaggtggtggtccccgaggctaacGGGGTCCTAAACAGACCCCCTTTGTATTGCTTAATCTTTGTCCTGGagcggtggtggtccccggggcagcggggggGCCGTGCGGCCTCCCTGGACAGAAAATGCTAAATTCCCCTGGGAGGTAGAGGTCCCCGGGGCTTCGGGGTTGCAGGGCGCCCCATGCACACTATATTTGGAAtgctctgggggaggtggtggaccccagggctgtaggggaggccattgggcctccACCACATGATAAAtgcatttttgccccagggaggtggtggtcggtGGGGAGCCAGGAGGCCCTTCCATATTGAAAAGAGAGCACCTGGGACCGTGCCCCGTCGGACGCTTTTTTAAAAACCAGCGCAGAACCCCcccttgaaaaaacaaaacaaaaaaaaaaacagtgattcaCGACCCTGTTGCACTTCtgctgtaaacattttaaaaaataaaaaggcttTTTAGCCCTActcggtccctttgggaccccagcatcagagcttAGGGggcagggtgttcgtaccctggtcccttttgtatttcttttttattcttttttttccagGAACTGCTTAAGCCAAGTCCCAgtatggctgataacacttcagcggcttcattgttgaagtgtagtttgccaatcagatctcggcacgagatcgggaggggtcgtgaatcctttgcgtccctatatgtacaaatttggattttctttactctctctaaaactactgaacggatttacaccaaaacaatgaAGGTTGCTTTCTGGTCCAGGGGCCTACctatctgtcaaatttggtgtaattccgtccagtagtttctgCGCTCTTGCAgtgcaaaatccctatggaaaaatcaatggggaaaatgtgttttgggatcaccccctttttctcagcccgccctagatggatcaccccgaaactttccagatagcagcagaggtgactggcaaatttattttagaaagttttttgtgaagatttgtcaagcagcaccaaagatataggcaagtaaataaacactttttatattgaaaatatgTCCTAACTTTAACAGTAAGATCTGTATAAAGACCAGGAAGAGACGCCGGGGTAGGTTCGATAAGGACGGACTGCTGCACAATTACAGCAACAGTCCTAGGCTTTTATCTTCCCAGGGAGCGTAATCCTAAAAttagggatgggcgaccttttgtTTAGTTGACCAGACGGACAATAGACTTTAATGGAAGTGATTGGAGTCGtaacccccaccccttttttgtccTTATACAGACCTTACTGTGTCTATACTTCAAGTATTTCAGGAGAAGTTTTTGCTGGTCCTGAtaaagcgtcattggatcctttcgGACCactggacgcgaaacatgtcgacccatgtCTAGAGGCATTGTGATATTTTCCTTGCCCTGACTTATTtatagaaagtggttgagcatcattcctCACTTTTTCACTTTcacattgtttttaatcttggtctaaatCCTCGGTTTTCGCTAGTAAATGATTTGGTTgttgaggtttagaaccaatttcAAATTTTTCTTCTCCTGCTTGATGAGAGTCTGCCTTTATGCACTAACTTAGATATTCTACCTTGGCAGCctctacaaaagatctccggcaaagagccccctcttaagggagcccgtcagacattgcagcgccggtctgacgaggagcatctcccgatgatgaagcatgacatcctaatgggtgtgtgagggcttttgctcctaaACCTCTGGGTCCCCTGTGtgtccttttggaacagtgtactctttgttCCGTCGCAAATCAAGAAAGCGCAATAGGATTTACTGGGGGGATCAGATTAATTGAAAGAGTAGCTGTCCTGTTCAGGTATTTTGGCTTGGGCAAAGTTCTCAAGCAACCTCGGGATACTATATTGGAAACGCTCACCTTGTATCTAGCATTCCCACTGTAATTGTGCAGGGTTTATAGCAATAGCTTCATGTTGTAGCCTAGGTATTCGAAAGACATAGGCAGATCAGCACTTGCCTCCTTATGTCTGAAACCTAGTCGCtaatggagtgacttgagagaacaAAACAATTGTATTGTATATCATTATGCACACTGCTGAAGGGAGCTGCAACATGTGAAAGAGAACTTTGTAATAATTTGTGGAGCTTAGAATGTGTACTGTGTATctaaatgtatgtattttatacAAAGTGGAAAAGTGAAAACTGAAAAAGAGTGAAAGCTGCACCCCTGTTATGTTTTTGTCAGTTAAAAGGCCTATCCTTCATAGGTAGACCAATGTTGTGGTCGTTATGACAAGAGGTGCGGGTACAGAGTTAGTaatgtgtgttgttttttaaataattcccATGCCAAAATCTACGGTGAGAAATGTATTTACTGGAAGTGGGCCTTTCTAAATTAAGATGAATTTGGATGAGGATTGTTGTTTTGGACACATGCTTGAGTGTAATATCGAATGAGAAGACAGCTTAGTCGGTCATTTTTATGGGCCATCGCCAGTGCATTGTTGAGCGTTTGGATTGGCTTTTGTGGTCTGTTTGACCTAAAACGACACTGATGTGTGTTAACTCTGATTGCAGAGACAAGCCCATTCGCTAAAGTGACTCACACACCTCTGTGGGCTTGCCTAGTTTAAATACAACTGTGTGCTTGCCTCAAATCTATACTTTCTGACTGCCTTAAAACATTCATAACAAATGGGAAGTCACTTTTATCGACTTTTTCATGTAAGATTTCACCTGGAGTCCTTTTGGAACCAATGTGTTCCCTGGCAGCATTTGCTGTTATGCGTCACACATTTATTTCTGTCTTGCATGTGCTTTGAGCCCCATTTTGTCCATTGCATCTAGTTTATAGGTTGGTGTATCACTTTTAAAGCTCTAACTGGCCTCGTGTTTTCAAGAGAAGTGTTGTATTTggcatttatttttgtaattccCTTCTCCTCACCAATTTCATACTGTTTCCATCCCTAAGCAGTCTAGTCTGTTTATCACCATTTCTAAGCCACAATTCAAGCTTCTCCTAAAAGCTCATTAGCCTGGTATGATGTCACCTCACATGTAGATCCTTTGTACTGGAACTATCTCCTTACCTCGTTCCAAAAGTTTGTACGCAAGTGCATAGGTACTACAATAGGACGCTATCAAGTTAAATGGTACTTTTAAGTTCCTCACCGTCATTGACAGTTCTCCAGATGTATTTCAGGTTTTACTTGGACCATAACAGAACTTGCAACATTGCGTTATCCATTGTATCTCCTTTATCCTCTTACCTTTGCAAACACGCCACAGAACCCTAGCTAAtatcaatactgaatagtggattcagcgctagaagacgatggatcgaagcaacatacgTTTGAGGGGAGGTCACCAATGGGATGTGTGAAGACCATCAATATAAAGCTTTCAGACAATAACTACACAAGTTTAGTAataagaattcatagatttatttccctatattaacaatgctaatggcacgaaaataactctcaaacacaaatgacaagcatataagatcaatagagGCTGGTTAAAACCACATATGTATCTTAAtctaattaatacaattaaacaaattatctccaaaagaatcacactcattaataatacaaaaactggtaataatggcaaagaagTTCAGCATCAAATTATCCTGAGTCAATTCATGAGCATATCAAGGTTAATTCCCTAACTAACCccaaattagcattacatgttgggcttcatgtgaaaataatttagtaacattaatttagaaaactcagcTTGATTATGATATATAAACtcttaatgtgcagcaataaaatcattagttgcagctagtacctggaaagcaagagagacacaattcacatttaataacatacattaccacaatagtagtaacagaaaatgatcagcttcagcttgaggacaccatTCACTatctcatcagaagatttgggcctaacgacagctagtcTCAAACCTTGTCTGAATGACAACTCCTAACTCCTAAACTAATGAAATCCCTCCTAATCATTCTACACAGGCTGgtatactaaaatctaatcaactcctgattggttagtctatggggtggtttaatttcagccaatcgacaactgaATTGACGACCTAAACGTAACAAATCtaccctaactataacatttctcCCAATGTATCTTTATTTCTTTCGTCTCGTCTGTAACTGCATTGTCTCAACGCCTCTCGAATATTTTGTACTcgggaagaaacttttactgtaacCGTCTACtttcatcctcgaggaaagaccagatattagtaacatatccaaacaataggacatttcaacttattcaATGCTCAGTTaatacatgaccttgtaagacagaacactgcaacccactaggggtagctgtggatacgtctacacaagctttgaaaacacctattatgaaagctttgaatcatggaaaataaccacagcgtttGAATATAATTTCACTTAgcaaagaacagaaaaacaaatatttctgAAGATTTCTGGTTTTAcacattcattacacattttaatatgaaatcattagtaaacatattagaaaattcacactcacaCCTTCAATTACCAGTTTTCTTTATCTCATAAATAAATTGAAGTCTGATTTGTTTGTGGCTCAAAGTGCTGCGCTCATCATTTCAATGAATACAGAGCTCTACATGTCTTTTCCCTCATGGGGGACTTCTGGCCGCCAGTACACTTCTAAAACTAGCAGGCAGATTTAGGGATCACAGTTGGCTGACTTCTTTCTCGGTGTAGGTGACCAATGCTTATTCgttttgtcaaccatttgtcagtCTGAATGCAGCTGCTGATTGTCTTAGGAATTAGTCTGGGTTGTCCTCCTTTTATTCGTTGTGGCTTGTCGGCCTTTTTTATTCCTTGCTTCTGTCTTGTCCTATGTAACAGTAGTTCATCAACCAGCTGGTACAGCCTACCTACACCAGCCAAACACTGCTTCACGCAAGACAGACAAGGGTGCGCTGTAAGGACTTCCAAAGTGAGCATTCCACTGCTTCAGAGGTGGTGAGTTGCTAGACCCCATATCCTAGAAATAGGAGAGCAGAAACCCAGCCCTATGTTCTCCGTGTTGCGTTTGGGTAGCCATCATACACAATAGTCCTTACTTCCCTGTGAGTAGTGGTTGCTGAGTTGTTCTAAAACAGCCAGTGCAATAGCTCTTGACACATTTCCTACTCCTGTGCTACTCATAAGGGTAGAGCCTCTGGGGATGCATGACTTGTCTCTACAGTATCCCCATTTAAGCGTCAGATCCAGACTCTGAAAACCACTCACCTGCTTTCCCTAAGGAGTTTTTGTAAACTTGATGAGAGGGAGTTCAGTCGCACATTGGTTTACAAGCAACTTTC is a genomic window containing:
- the TOMM7 gene encoding mitochondrial import receptor subunit TOM7 homolog, which translates into the protein MAKMGKDTKQRLQQVFKCSQFVIRWGFIPAVLYLGFKRGADPGMPEPTIVSLLWG